TTGATATTATCCTTATACGTAGTTGTTCTCAAGCCCGTAAGATATTCGGATATCACTCCAAACAAAGATATCCTCACCTCATGATTGGGTATAACAAGACGGTACCTTATCTCATCAAAAAGATCTATCTTCTCCTCTATCGTCAGATACCCTGTCTGCCACATCAACGTCTCTACATCTATAAAATCAACATCAAAACTATCAAGCATCTTTCTATCTTTTACTATATTCTCAAAATCAGGTAAAAAATAGTTGTTCCTCTCTATAAGCTTAAGCAAAAAGGTAGGGGTACCTGTGGAAAACCAATAGTTCTCATAAATATACCCATTGGATATAAACAAAAGGATATCAAAGGGGTTATACACAGCCTCACCAAGCCACTTATATCCATTATACCAACGCCT
This DNA window, taken from Calditerrivibrio sp., encodes the following:
- a CDS encoding ATP-binding protein encodes the protein RRWYNGYKWLGEAVYNPFDILLFISNGYIYENYWFSTGTPTFLLKLIERNNYFLPDFENIVKDRKMLDSFDVDFIDVETLMWQTGYLTIEEKIDLFDEIRYRLVIPNHEVRISLFGVISEYLTGLRTTTYKDNIKVSLYKRDLEMFKRSVLSLFSSIPYNLFTHNRMYEREGYYVSVFYAYMKGMGVEVIGEDVTNKGRIDLTLIFPDVVYVMEFKVDEGGALEQIKGKRYYEKYLSIGKDIYLVGIEFDSGKRNVSNLEWVKMF